From Clostridiales bacterium, the proteins below share one genomic window:
- a CDS encoding PLDc_N domain-containing protein has translation MIETIAGELGTSQSVVWLLIGAVFLQVAVQVTALIDLARRPRVRFDMKWVWALIIMVLGNSFIGPILYVAFGRSVPAQVDTAAPSTGSADASQRTRRAVDTLYGPGEEK, from the coding sequence ATGATCGAGACGATCGCAGGTGAGCTGGGAACTTCGCAGAGTGTCGTATGGCTACTGATTGGTGCGGTGTTTCTCCAAGTCGCGGTCCAAGTCACCGCCCTTATCGATCTGGCGCGCCGGCCGCGGGTCCGTTTCGACATGAAATGGGTGTGGGCGCTCATTATCATGGTGTTGGGCAACTCGTTCATCGGTCCGATCCTCTATGTGGCCTTTGGCCGGAGTGTGCCTGCGCAGGTGGACACCGCCGCTCCTTCGACCGGCTCGGCTGACGCATCACAACGCACCCGCCGCGCGGTCGACACTCTGTACGGCCCCGGTGAGGAGAAGTGA
- a CDS encoding ABC transporter ATP-binding protein — translation MNAAVEITGLTKVYGVVRALDGVDLTVPEGSIFGFLGPNGAGKTTTLRILMGMARPTSGGARILGHDVVHASHEVRSLTGFLPDVPGYYPWMTAEEFVRFAGRLAGVKGATLDARVSSLLEMAGLAGVTRRIDGFSRGMKQRLGVAQALINAPRLLVLDEPTSALDPMGRKDLLDMISALKGKTTVFFSTHILTDAERVCDTVAILDRGRVVRQAAMAELKREGHARRLVIEVAEGAEELTRAFAEQHWAAECVRDRQVIRCVAADLDAARRAIPQIVAERNLALVRMSEEEPTLEEVFVELVGGRS, via the coding sequence GTGAACGCCGCTGTCGAGATTACCGGTCTTACCAAGGTCTATGGAGTCGTTCGCGCGCTCGATGGAGTCGATCTGACGGTCCCGGAAGGATCGATCTTCGGGTTTCTCGGCCCAAATGGGGCGGGCAAGACCACCACGCTTCGCATTCTCATGGGGATGGCCCGGCCCACGTCGGGCGGCGCGAGGATTCTCGGCCACGATGTTGTTCACGCGAGTCACGAAGTGCGCTCACTCACCGGGTTCTTGCCTGACGTGCCTGGTTACTACCCGTGGATGACCGCCGAGGAGTTCGTGCGATTCGCGGGGAGGCTTGCGGGGGTCAAGGGCGCTACGCTCGACGCGCGCGTCTCCTCGCTGCTCGAAATGGCCGGGCTCGCTGGAGTGACACGGCGCATCGATGGCTTTTCGCGCGGGATGAAGCAGCGTCTCGGTGTCGCACAAGCGCTCATCAACGCGCCGCGGCTTCTCGTGCTCGATGAGCCCACGAGCGCTCTGGACCCTATGGGCCGCAAGGATCTTCTCGACATGATCTCGGCGCTCAAGGGCAAAACCACCGTCTTTTTCTCGACACACATCTTGACCGACGCAGAGCGCGTGTGTGACACCGTTGCCATTCTCGATCGGGGACGCGTTGTCCGGCAGGCTGCCATGGCCGAACTCAAACGGGAGGGCCATGCACGCAGGCTGGTCATTGAGGTTGCGGAGGGCGCTGAGGAGCTTACACGGGCTTTCGCCGAGCAACACTGGGCGGCGGAGTGCGTTCGTGACCGACAGGTCATCCGGTGCGTTGCAGCTGACCTTGACGCCGCGCGCCGGGCGATTCCCCAAATCGTCGCTGAAAGAAACCTCGCGCTCGTCCGGATGTCTGAGGAAGAGCCCACACTCGAAGAGGTCTTCGTCGAGCTGGTCGGAGGGCGGTCGTGA
- a CDS encoding ABC transporter permease subunit has product MRGFGVFLGKELTETVRTWRLYVIPGILLAIGLMSPILAEVTPSLVGSMLDSAGSGIVIEIPPATTVDAYLQFSKNAMQIALIAVIIATAGAVAGERRSGTAQLVLAKPLSRTAMIVAKAVSNWLLLLASVAVAAAVCVGVTLIIFDDAHIVRFVAWAALWWVLAAFIVAVVVCFSIIVRSQAGAAGLGIGVYFAMSVGSLWEWARDHTPIGLFSAGDRILTGAADVSWAWPVVSAVLGAAALVAIGAAVFSRQEV; this is encoded by the coding sequence ATGCGGGGGTTTGGCGTGTTCCTCGGCAAGGAACTGACTGAGACGGTACGCACCTGGCGCCTGTACGTAATTCCCGGCATCTTGCTTGCGATTGGGCTGATGAGCCCCATACTTGCCGAAGTCACTCCGTCGCTCGTGGGTTCCATGCTTGATTCGGCGGGTAGCGGGATCGTGATCGAGATACCGCCAGCGACGACCGTGGATGCGTACCTGCAGTTCAGTAAGAACGCGATGCAGATCGCGCTCATCGCCGTGATCATCGCTACCGCCGGCGCCGTGGCAGGCGAGCGCAGGAGTGGCACCGCCCAGCTCGTGCTCGCCAAACCGTTGTCGCGGACCGCGATGATCGTCGCCAAGGCCGTTTCGAACTGGTTGCTTCTTTTGGCAAGCGTCGCGGTGGCGGCGGCGGTGTGTGTCGGAGTCACCTTGATCATCTTCGATGACGCGCACATAGTCCGGTTTGTTGCGTGGGCGGCGCTGTGGTGGGTGCTAGCCGCGTTCATCGTGGCAGTGGTCGTTTGCTTTTCTATCATCGTGAGATCACAGGCAGGTGCTGCGGGTCTTGGGATCGGCGTGTACTTCGCCATGTCGGTCGGATCGCTGTGGGAGTGGGCGCGCGATCATACGCCAATCGGGCTGTTCAGCGCCGGTGATCGGATACTGACCGGAGCAGCGGACGTTTCGTGGGCATGGCCGGTGGTTTCGGCCGTGCTAGGGGCAGCAGCTCTTGTGGCAATCGGCGCGGCGGTGTTCTCCCGGCAGGAGGTATAG
- a CDS encoding 4Fe-4S binding protein, translated as MEAIGRMTRVVTDRWFVKGVFLAFFVWSCWRLWQFAEWARGHGPYTPRPESVAGILPVGHFTSFFAWLKGGGWDTILPAGLVIIIAAITVSVLFKRGFCGWICPVGTIWEGASALGRRLMGGRNVRVPRWLDMTGLGFRYLIAALFFGWLAIVSVEEALWFRELPYMWVADIKILQGFFDPVFIAVALFTFAFSMMFGPVWCRWLCPLGGLYGALGLASACSVVRDAKTCINCSKCAEVCHAFVDVERASDVRAVECDGCMDCVRSCPVEGCLTPRVFRTVRIPAWVWPTMVVGVWLIIWGVAEATGNWDTTVPREVFQQVIRSGLLEETTPGFF; from the coding sequence GTGGAAGCGATCGGCCGGATGACTCGAGTAGTCACGGACCGGTGGTTCGTGAAAGGCGTGTTCCTCGCCTTTTTTGTGTGGTCGTGCTGGCGGTTGTGGCAGTTCGCCGAGTGGGCGAGGGGACACGGACCTTACACACCACGGCCCGAGTCGGTCGCTGGAATTCTTCCCGTCGGTCACTTCACGAGCTTTTTCGCCTGGCTCAAGGGGGGAGGGTGGGACACGATCCTGCCGGCCGGCCTTGTCATCATCATCGCCGCGATCACGGTGTCGGTTTTGTTCAAGCGCGGGTTTTGCGGATGGATTTGTCCGGTCGGGACGATCTGGGAGGGTGCGTCGGCGCTTGGCAGACGCCTGATGGGCGGGCGAAACGTCCGGGTGCCTCGCTGGCTGGACATGACAGGGCTTGGCTTTCGCTATCTCATCGCCGCACTGTTCTTTGGATGGCTGGCGATCGTCTCTGTCGAAGAGGCGCTATGGTTCCGGGAGCTGCCCTACATGTGGGTGGCGGACATCAAGATACTCCAGGGATTCTTCGATCCGGTGTTCATCGCTGTGGCACTCTTCACATTCGCGTTCTCGATGATGTTTGGGCCCGTCTGGTGCAGGTGGCTGTGTCCGCTCGGCGGACTCTACGGAGCACTCGGTCTTGCCTCGGCGTGTTCGGTTGTGCGCGACGCGAAGACGTGCATCAACTGCTCGAAGTGCGCAGAGGTGTGTCACGCGTTCGTCGACGTCGAGCGTGCAAGTGACGTGCGCGCTGTTGAGTGCGATGGGTGCATGGATTGCGTAAGGTCGTGCCCGGTCGAAGGGTGCCTGACTCCACGAGTGTTTCGCACGGTGAGAATCCCGGCGTGGGTGTGGCCGACCATGGTGGTAGGGGTGTGGCTCATCATCTGGGGTGTTGCCGAGGCGACCGGAAACTGGGACACCACCGTTCCACGCGAGGTGTTCCAGCAGGTCATACGATCGGGCCTGCTCGAGGAGACGACCCCAGGGTTCTTCTAG
- a CDS encoding type II toxin-antitoxin system RelE/ParE family toxin, with protein MDGGTMVLLHGFVKKSQKTPAADLKTAKQRMADLQKG; from the coding sequence GTGGATGGCGGCACAATGGTTCTTCTCCATGGGTTCGTGAAGAAGTCCCAGAAGACGCCTGCTGCGGACCTGAAGACGGCCAAGCAGCGTATGGCTGACCTGCAGAAAGGGTGA
- a CDS encoding XRE family transcriptional regulator: protein MANKHIGGDFDDFLRDEGIIGEAEIVAAKRVIAFQIAQEMESAHISQTELARRMKTSRSAVERLLDPTNPSVTLATLERAAAAVGKRLKIQLTS from the coding sequence ATGGCCAACAAGCATATCGGTGGGGACTTCGACGACTTCCTGCGCGACGAGGGTATTATTGGCGAAGCTGAGATCGTTGCAGCGAAGCGTGTCATCGCCTTCCAGATCGCGCAGGAGATGGAGAGCGCCCACATCTCGCAGACAGAGCTTGCGCGTCGGATGAAGACGAGCCGCTCGGCCGTCGAGCGACTGCTCGACCCGACGAACCCGTCGGTCACGCTCGCGACGCTTGAGCGGGCAGCAGCTGCCGTGGGGAAGCGACTCAAGATCCAGCTGACCAGCTAG
- a CDS encoding type I restriction enzyme HsdR N-terminal domain-containing protein, with the protein MPGQGARPHRSGIAEVQECRPEGPRQRREGERHPDDPSSIISDALGWDAFDNLTGEYRIKGSFADFVIRRDGKHFVIIEVKAIASKLNDNHLYQAVSYAASEGVEWVILTNGAEWRLYRVLFSKPVAHELVFEVSIIDDTMKPKEKTDLLYLLTPEAQRKDELEVFFQRQRALSATNIAKLTLSESVLTKLRAEIKTDSGNRVALDELAEILVRCVIREDAQGDHVDKQLKRVQRAARAPRKTPAASAEAETR; encoded by the coding sequence ATACCAGGACAAGGCGCGCGACCGCATCGCTCGGGGATTGCGGAAGTACAAGAGTGTCGCCCAGAAGGCCCGCGCCAACGGCGCGAAGGAGAGCGACACCCGGATGATCCTTCATCGATCATCAGCGATGCCCTTGGTTGGGATGCGTTCGACAATCTCACTGGTGAGTATCGCATCAAGGGAAGCTTCGCGGACTTCGTTATCCGAAGGGACGGAAAGCACTTCGTCATCATCGAAGTCAAAGCTATCGCGTCGAAACTCAACGACAACCATCTCTACCAGGCGGTTTCCTATGCAGCCAGCGAGGGTGTCGAGTGGGTCATTCTCACGAACGGTGCAGAGTGGCGTCTGTATCGCGTGCTGTTCAGCAAGCCAGTCGCCCATGAACTGGTGTTCGAAGTCAGCATCATCGACGACACGATGAAGCCGAAGGAGAAGACCGATCTGCTGTACTTGTTGACGCCTGAGGCGCAACGCAAGGATGAGCTCGAGGTCTTCTTCCAGCGACAGCGTGCACTGTCCGCCACGAACATCGCGAAGCTGACGCTGTCCGAGTCGGTTCTCACTAAGCTCAGGGCCGAGATCAAGACCGATTCCGGTAACCGTGTTGCACTTGATGAGCTCGCCGAGATCTTGGTGCGGTGCGTGATTCGTGAGGATGCGCAGGGTGACCACGTGGACAAGCAACTCAAGCGAGTCCAGCGGGCAGCGCGCGCCCCACGCAAGACACCGGCAGCGTCCGCTGAAGCGGAAACGCGTTAA
- a CDS encoding DNA cytosine methyltransferase yields MLSLSSVEICSGAGGQALGLELAGFDHSALVEIEPAACQTLRLNRPDWNVIEGDLHAFDATPYKGIDLLAGGVPCPPFSKAGKQLGADDERDLFPQAIRLVDECRPRAVMLENVRGLLDAVFEDYRNKVELQLKSLGYVSGWRLLNASDFGVSQLRPRVVFVGIRKDVADHFEWPVPQSIEPPTVGELLYDLMAENGWRGVDQWRERANSIAPTLVGGSKKHGGPDLGPTRARRAWESLGVDGRGLWDAAPGPDFVGMPRLTTQMTARIQGFPHDWQFSGRKTAAYRQIGNAFPPPVARAVASQIGLALNASRSVRVA; encoded by the coding sequence ATCTTGAGCCTGAGTTCGGTCGAGATCTGTTCGGGAGCTGGCGGTCAGGCCCTAGGGCTAGAACTCGCCGGATTCGACCATTCGGCGCTCGTTGAGATCGAGCCTGCGGCCTGCCAGACCCTGCGGCTCAATCGCCCGGACTGGAATGTCATTGAAGGCGATCTACACGCGTTCGATGCTACGCCGTACAAAGGAATCGATCTTCTCGCCGGAGGCGTGCCGTGCCCTCCGTTTTCCAAGGCCGGAAAGCAACTGGGCGCGGATGACGAACGGGACCTATTCCCTCAGGCCATTCGTCTAGTCGATGAATGTCGCCCTCGGGCCGTCATGCTTGAGAATGTACGTGGACTTCTTGACGCTGTGTTTGAGGACTACCGCAACAAGGTCGAACTCCAATTGAAGAGCCTCGGCTATGTGTCGGGATGGCGACTGCTGAACGCATCGGATTTCGGCGTTTCCCAACTGCGGCCACGGGTTGTCTTCGTGGGCATTCGGAAAGACGTTGCGGACCATTTCGAGTGGCCGGTTCCGCAGTCAATCGAGCCACCGACCGTCGGCGAATTGCTCTACGACTTGATGGCGGAGAACGGCTGGCGTGGTGTTGACCAGTGGCGTGAGCGCGCCAACTCCATCGCGCCTACCCTAGTTGGTGGCTCGAAGAAGCATGGCGGTCCGGACCTCGGCCCCACCCGCGCTCGTCGAGCGTGGGAGTCGCTCGGCGTCGACGGCCGTGGGCTTTGGGACGCGGCGCCGGGTCCCGACTTCGTCGGAATGCCCCGCCTCACAACACAGATGACCGCTCGTATCCAGGGATTCCCTCACGATTGGCAGTTCTCGGGTCGCAAGACCGCAGCGTATCGCCAGATAGGAAACGCTTTCCCGCCCCCGGTCGCTCGGGCCGTGGCGAGTCAAATCGGCCTTGCGCTCAACGCTAGTCGTAGCGTCAGGGTTGCCTGA